The Gammaproteobacteria bacterium region ACCCGGCATCGGCCGTTTCCGCTTCAACGTGTTTCGCCAGCGTGGCGAGATCAGCATGGTCATCCGGCTGGTGCCACTACAGGTGCCCGGTTTTGAGACCCTCGGCATCCCCGAGCTGCTGAAAAACATGACTCTGCTGAAACGCGGCCTGATCCTGGTGGTCGGCCCCTCCGGCGCCGGCAAGTCCACCACCCTGGCGGCGATGATCAACCATCGCAACATCAACACCATGAGCCACATCATCACCGTGGAAGACCCCATTGAGTACGTGATGGAACCCAAGCAGTCGGTGATCAACCAGCGCGAGATCGGCGTCGACACCCACTCCTATCACAAGGCCCTGGTCAACGCCCTGCGCCAGTCACCCGACATGCTGATGATCGGCGAGATTCGCGAGCACGAAATCATGGAAGACGTGCTGGAATTTTCCGACACCGGCCACCTGTGCCTCGCCACCCTGCACGCCAATAGCGCCAGCCAGGTCTTCGAGCGCATCGTGCACATGTTCCCGCAGGAAAAGCGCGAGCTGCTGCGTTACTCCCTGTCGCAGAATATCAAGGCGGTCATCTCCCAGGTGCTGGTGC contains the following coding sequences:
- a CDS encoding PilT/PilU family type 4a pilus ATPase, with amino-acid sequence MELLSKLLKIMVAKDASDLFLCTGSAPAFRIDGALQANDMEPLPAGATEKMAQLVMRPEHARAFADDPEISLGYTVPGIGRFRFNVFRQRGEISMVIRLVPLQVPGFETLGIPELLKNMTLLKRGLILVVGPSGAGKSTTLAAMINHRNINTMSHIITVEDPIEYVMEPKQSVINQREIGVDTHSYHKALVNALRQSPDMLMIGEIREHEIMEDVLEFSDTGHLCLATLHANSASQVFERIVHMFPQEKRELLRYSLSQNIKAVISQVLVPARGGGRTVAVEMLIATSRVRDLIRRGDFTELSSVMEKDTNSGMCTMDQSLYLLYADGKITEETALAYAESRSNMRLQMRLSGISPQTSMA